The Prochlorococcus sp. MIT 1300 genome has a window encoding:
- a CDS encoding tetratricopeptide repeat protein — MSTLKLQYSIFLLFTTLLLPCQGCVPSPVPKIEGLSSFFIGNKKKEFLNLGINMANKGDHLQAIEAYGKAIEIDPNYGLAFFNRSISWLDQGDIRKALADLNSVIEIDPKNSYAYYNRANLQFRDGNRQEALSDYTKAINYNKNLVAAFVNRGATRFLLGDAQGALIDYKNVIQKGSKDAYSYLNRGVLFSKAGRHNDAILDFDSGIELEPNQSLAYFQRANSKVHTGNIIGAIEDYREAIKIDSLNPFYYYNLAVVYYNRSNYYLAIQNFNKVLEVEPLLNEVHFYNAYAKSRIGRLKDSISDYTKAILAKPNNSNAFNNRAIVKSMIGDKKGALSDLETALTLAPSSASFFSNRGNLYLSFGKYRQAIKNFDRAIELDPKYLSAYYGSAIALQNLEEHQKAIQILDSLLSLKSEFAKAYFSRGLSKQRIGDYKGAINDLTESLKIQPSHANSYLNRANAKVDFGDYLGAIEDFGYALDLDSSNKSIYLTRGQLKVLINDNEGAIKDLTTFLKISPESASALRSRGLVRIRLGDWRNGCRDLQRSVALGDSEAYKFIKSKSASCGD; from the coding sequence ATGAGTACTTTAAAACTGCAATATTCTATATTCCTATTATTTACTACCTTGTTGCTGCCATGTCAGGGTTGTGTACCTTCCCCAGTCCCTAAGATAGAGGGGCTTAGCTCATTCTTTATAGGGAATAAGAAAAAAGAATTCTTGAATCTTGGCATTAATATGGCGAATAAAGGTGATCATCTTCAAGCTATAGAAGCTTATGGTAAGGCTATTGAAATCGATCCTAATTATGGCCTTGCTTTCTTTAATCGCTCAATATCTTGGCTTGATCAGGGTGATATAAGAAAAGCATTGGCAGATTTAAATAGTGTTATTGAAATTGACCCTAAAAATTCATATGCTTATTATAATCGTGCTAATTTACAATTTAGGGATGGTAATAGGCAGGAGGCTTTATCGGATTACACTAAAGCTATAAACTATAATAAAAACTTAGTAGCTGCATTCGTCAATAGAGGCGCTACAAGATTTCTTTTAGGGGATGCTCAAGGGGCATTGATTGATTATAAAAATGTTATTCAAAAAGGTTCAAAAGATGCTTACTCGTACTTGAATAGGGGTGTGTTATTTTCAAAAGCTGGAAGACATAATGATGCAATTTTAGACTTCGACTCAGGGATTGAATTGGAACCAAATCAATCCCTAGCTTATTTCCAGAGAGCCAACTCTAAGGTTCATACTGGTAATATCATTGGGGCTATAGAAGATTATAGAGAGGCTATTAAGATTGATTCTTTAAACCCATTTTATTATTATAACCTGGCCGTTGTCTATTACAATAGAAGCAATTATTACCTTGCGATCCAAAATTTTAATAAAGTACTTGAAGTAGAGCCACTTTTAAATGAGGTTCATTTTTATAATGCTTATGCGAAAAGCAGGATAGGAAGATTAAAAGATTCAATTTCAGATTATACAAAAGCCATCTTGGCTAAACCCAACAATTCTAATGCTTTCAATAATCGAGCAATTGTTAAAAGCATGATTGGGGACAAGAAGGGTGCACTAAGTGACTTAGAGACCGCATTGACTTTGGCCCCTTCCTCGGCCAGTTTCTTTTCTAATCGAGGGAATCTATACCTTTCTTTTGGGAAATATCGTCAGGCTATAAAAAATTTTGATCGAGCTATTGAATTAGACCCAAAATATCTCAGTGCATATTATGGAAGTGCGATAGCTCTACAAAACCTAGAAGAACATCAGAAAGCTATTCAAATTTTGGATAGCTTACTTAGTTTAAAAAGCGAATTTGCCAAGGCTTATTTTAGTCGTGGTCTTTCTAAACAACGGATTGGTGATTACAAAGGTGCTATAAATGACTTAACTGAGTCGCTGAAAATTCAACCTTCACATGCAAATTCATATTTGAATAGAGCAAATGCGAAAGTTGACTTCGGAGATTACTTAGGGGCAATAGAAGATTTTGGTTATGCTCTGGATTTGGACTCATCGAATAAATCGATTTATCTAACACGAGGTCAGCTTAAGGTCCTTATTAATGACAATGAGGGAGCGATTAAGGATCTAACCACTTTCTTGAAAATTTCTCCTGAGTCTGCATCTGCGCTTAGGAGCAGGGGGTTGGTTCGAATAAGGTTGGGTGATTGGAGAAATGGCTGTAGAGACCTTCAAAGATCTGTAGCCTTAGGCGATTCAGAAGCATACAAATTTATAAAGTCAAAGTCTGCATCTTGCGGAGACTAA
- a CDS encoding HU family DNA-binding protein, with product MNKADLVNLVAARTELTKTDVSLVVDAAIDTIIDSVVEGKKVSILGFGSFEPRERSARQGLNPKTGEKIKIPAKRVPAFTAGKMFKDRVQG from the coding sequence ATGAACAAAGCTGATCTGGTCAATCTGGTGGCAGCACGTACTGAACTCACCAAGACAGATGTCTCTCTGGTGGTGGATGCCGCCATCGACACCATCATCGACTCCGTAGTGGAGGGCAAAAAGGTCTCCATCCTTGGTTTCGGTTCTTTTGAGCCCCGTGAGCGTTCCGCTCGTCAGGGTTTAAACCCGAAAACCGGGGAGAAGATCAAGATCCCTGCAAAGCGTGTGCCTGCTTTTACAGCTGGCAAGATGTTTAAAGATCGAGTTCAGGGTTAG
- a CDS encoding LysM peptidoglycan-binding domain-containing protein produces MAYSEAEVLAGGLAHIPVLVGLLLFFNSAIRSRLDKSNKQDKKTDSGEDTSSETSKEIIDLNARLKDEEKERQLITERRKAQEIESQLLNDKRKAEEKLKEELKRQKANAEAQKRIEKEEEEDFTAKLQAEANRLEAESELETRLKAETVRLEAESSQTNNSSETNELLPSFLSSFNPWQIAAVALLAIGGAGLYLIESPEKYKDNELTSELKIEKIIREKAIKHTIKRGETLSGLARKYNVSLKGLISLNDIRDPSNIREGTVLFINKSNM; encoded by the coding sequence ATGGCTTATTCAGAAGCTGAGGTTCTAGCAGGCGGATTAGCCCACATTCCGGTTCTTGTGGGCCTTCTGCTTTTCTTTAATAGTGCTATCCGGAGTCGCTTAGACAAATCAAACAAACAAGATAAAAAAACTGATAGCGGAGAGGATACTTCCTCTGAAACCTCAAAAGAGATAATTGACCTCAATGCAAGGCTTAAAGATGAAGAAAAAGAAAGACAGCTAATTACTGAAAGACGCAAGGCCCAGGAAATAGAAAGCCAATTGCTCAATGACAAACGTAAAGCCGAAGAAAAGCTCAAAGAGGAGTTAAAGCGTCAAAAAGCAAATGCTGAAGCCCAAAAACGAATAGAAAAAGAAGAAGAAGAAGATTTCACCGCCAAACTACAGGCGGAGGCCAATAGGCTTGAGGCTGAGTCGGAATTAGAAACGAGGCTAAAAGCAGAAACAGTGAGACTCGAGGCGGAGTCGAGCCAAACAAATAACTCAAGCGAAACCAATGAGTTGCTCCCTTCGTTCTTAAGTAGTTTTAACCCTTGGCAAATCGCAGCAGTTGCTTTGCTGGCTATTGGAGGTGCTGGTCTCTACCTAATCGAGAGCCCTGAGAAATATAAAGACAACGAGCTAACATCAGAACTCAAAATTGAAAAAATTATCCGAGAAAAAGCAATAAAACATACGATTAAAAGAGGTGAGACTCTTAGCGGCCTCGCAAGAAAGTACAACGTAAGCTTAAAAGGATTAATAAGCTTAAACGATATAAGAGATCCAAGCAATATAAGAGAGGGAACAGTGCTTTTTATCAATAAATCCAATATGTAG
- a CDS encoding isoamylase: MLPASPESGSLNKAYPGTPWPLGSSITDRGVNFSIAAPDASHIELVLFADPNHTKPQNVFELNASNRSGDYWHIEIEGIKEGCCYCYRISNAGEEQRNHCYSEKLLIDPCARAISGWDVFQRKAATGNSSNEGSCLKGVVCERDKFDFKSHPRPKHPWSKTVIYELHVSSFTHCSLEDIQRNEKGKIKGLIRKIPYLKELGITTIELMPIHAFDQTDSPAGNCNYWGYSPISWFAPHQEYITSKDPLKGRQEIRNFVAACHDEGIEVIVDVVYNHTTEGNEEGPIISWKGCGESLYYYKNKDNQFLDVSGCGNSIAANRPLVRKLILESMRCWACELGVDGFRFDLGIALSRGEKLEPLDNPPLFEEIEADPELSDLKLVSEPWDCGGLYKLKDFPSKKIGAWNGQFRDNVRRFWKGDQNTTWNIKESINSNNFDPKDDEKSHKPLINFITSHDGFTLNDLVTFNSKHNLANGENNRDGDNHNNSWNHGIEGPSTDKNLQALRKRQQKNLLATLLLNPGVPMILMGDEVSRSQGGNNNSWCQNSPLSWMIWSKDKCDLELRLFVTKMLKIRKTIPEIFSPSTPHTEIESNTQKLSHGFSIQWHGVNLQKPDWSDWSHTISYSLHKESDDIAHMWMGLNAYNQNMKFELPKTNSGWEIIVNTAKRTKSKTKVEPMNWDETFIELKNRSLVLALSKEYSSKFD, encoded by the coding sequence ATGCTGCCTGCCTCGCCGGAATCTGGGTCACTGAACAAAGCTTACCCAGGAACGCCTTGGCCCCTTGGTAGCAGCATCACTGACCGAGGCGTAAATTTTTCTATAGCTGCACCAGATGCTAGCCACATAGAGCTAGTACTCTTTGCAGACCCAAACCACACTAAGCCTCAAAACGTATTTGAGTTGAACGCTAGCAATCGTTCCGGAGATTACTGGCATATAGAAATTGAAGGCATCAAAGAAGGCTGTTGTTATTGCTATCGAATATCAAATGCTGGAGAAGAACAAAGAAACCACTGCTATTCAGAGAAACTATTGATAGACCCTTGTGCAAGAGCAATCAGTGGGTGGGATGTATTTCAAAGAAAAGCTGCTACAGGGAATTCGTCCAACGAAGGCTCATGCTTGAAAGGGGTGGTATGCGAAAGAGATAAGTTCGACTTTAAATCCCATCCAAGACCAAAGCACCCTTGGAGTAAAACTGTTATTTATGAGCTACATGTCAGCAGCTTTACCCATTGTTCATTAGAAGATATTCAAAGAAATGAAAAAGGTAAGATCAAAGGATTAATAAGAAAAATTCCTTATTTAAAGGAACTTGGCATAACCACTATTGAGTTAATGCCTATACATGCATTTGATCAAACAGACTCTCCAGCAGGGAACTGCAATTACTGGGGTTATAGCCCAATTAGCTGGTTTGCCCCACATCAGGAATATATTACAAGCAAAGACCCTCTTAAAGGTCGACAAGAAATTCGTAATTTTGTAGCAGCCTGCCACGATGAAGGCATAGAAGTTATTGTAGATGTTGTATATAATCACACAACTGAGGGCAATGAAGAAGGACCTATTATTAGCTGGAAAGGTTGTGGTGAAAGCCTCTATTATTATAAGAATAAAGACAATCAATTTTTGGATGTAAGTGGCTGCGGAAACAGCATTGCGGCAAATAGACCATTAGTTAGAAAATTAATCCTTGAATCAATGCGTTGCTGGGCGTGCGAACTAGGAGTAGACGGCTTCCGTTTTGATTTAGGCATAGCACTTAGTCGAGGAGAAAAGCTAGAGCCATTGGATAATCCACCTCTATTCGAGGAAATCGAAGCAGACCCTGAGCTAAGTGATTTAAAACTAGTTAGTGAGCCCTGGGACTGCGGAGGACTTTATAAACTTAAAGATTTCCCAAGCAAAAAAATAGGGGCTTGGAATGGACAATTTAGAGATAATGTACGAAGGTTTTGGAAAGGAGATCAAAATACCACATGGAACATAAAAGAAAGTATAAATAGCAATAACTTTGACCCAAAGGACGATGAAAAATCTCATAAACCTTTAATAAATTTTATCACTTCCCATGATGGATTTACCTTAAACGATTTAGTCACTTTTAACTCGAAGCATAACCTTGCAAATGGTGAAAACAATAGGGACGGCGACAATCACAACAACAGCTGGAATCATGGTATTGAAGGTCCTAGTACTGACAAGAACCTACAAGCGCTAAGGAAGAGACAGCAAAAGAATCTTTTAGCAACTCTTCTGCTCAATCCAGGGGTTCCAATGATACTTATGGGTGACGAGGTAAGCAGAAGCCAGGGCGGCAATAATAATTCTTGGTGTCAAAACAGTCCATTAAGTTGGATGATCTGGTCAAAAGACAAATGTGACCTTGAGCTAAGGCTTTTTGTGACAAAAATGTTGAAAATAAGAAAAACAATACCCGAAATTTTTAGCCCAAGCACACCTCACACTGAAATTGAATCAAACACACAAAAACTTTCACATGGCTTTTCCATCCAATGGCATGGAGTGAATCTCCAAAAACCTGATTGGAGCGACTGGTCACACACAATCAGCTATAGCCTTCACAAAGAGTCTGATGACATTGCCCACATGTGGATGGGACTAAATGCTTATAATCAAAATATGAAATTCGAGCTGCCTAAGACTAACTCTGGATGGGAAATAATCGTAAACACAGCAAAGAGAACTAAAAGCAAGACCAAAGTTGAACCTATGAACTGGGATGAAACCTTTATTGAGCTAAAAAACAGAAGTCTTGTCCTGGCCCTTTCTAAAGAATACTCCTCGAAGTTTGATTGA
- a CDS encoding helix-turn-helix domain-containing protein, whose translation MNQMAGSRLTERQKKDLVACFRAGETTTSLASLYRCSPNTVIRHVKSLLPAEEYKSLKAARSRGQLVNALRGSSDSILVGSDIASGVNSIDIENQEIDNNQFLRSSAKEDDLDLSNALKSGPLDLDDAEDFGVNTGEVTTSDDELENYSQDKQSFEALPELIPLVDGIDFDDHPKALCEPLSPGLLPESVYMLVDKTVELFVKPLKELPELGYLSEDDQDLKAILLYANPRSAKRQCGRSQRVIKVPDSSVFGLSTPYLLSKGITRLVLDGSIISLDE comes from the coding sequence ATGAATCAGATGGCCGGTAGCAGGCTCACTGAAAGACAGAAGAAAGATCTTGTTGCTTGCTTTCGGGCTGGAGAGACGACAACAAGTCTGGCTTCCTTATACCGATGTAGTCCAAACACCGTAATAAGGCACGTTAAGTCCCTTTTGCCTGCTGAAGAATATAAATCGCTAAAAGCAGCAAGGTCTAGAGGTCAGTTAGTTAATGCGCTCAGAGGTTCTAGTGATTCAATTCTGGTGGGCTCTGATATTGCTTCGGGAGTGAATTCAATTGATATTGAAAATCAAGAGATTGATAACAATCAGTTTTTACGATCTTCTGCTAAGGAAGATGATCTCGATTTAAGTAATGCCCTTAAAAGTGGCCCCTTGGATCTTGATGATGCTGAGGATTTTGGGGTTAACACTGGTGAAGTCACAACATCGGATGATGAATTAGAAAATTATTCACAAGACAAACAAAGCTTTGAGGCCTTGCCAGAACTAATACCTCTTGTGGATGGAATTGACTTTGATGATCATCCAAAGGCACTTTGTGAGCCTCTCTCCCCAGGATTATTACCAGAAAGTGTTTATATGCTCGTCGATAAAACCGTTGAGCTTTTTGTGAAGCCTTTGAAGGAATTGCCTGAGTTGGGTTATTTGTCTGAGGATGATCAGGATTTAAAAGCTATTTTGCTTTATGCAAATCCGCGCTCAGCCAAAAGACAGTGTGGGCGGAGTCAGAGAGTTATAAAAGTACCTGATAGTTCAGTATTCGGTTTGTCAACTCCTTATCTTCTTTCAAAGGGTATTACCCGTTTAGTTTTGGATGGGTCGATTATTTCTCTTGACGAATAA
- a CDS encoding MBL fold metallo-hydrolase yields MTQIPARQAAFGERWFLGTFKGVVMSINSFSVMGVGPSQVESGLWAFPPNPNSRGGVSWWLECEPEPLLIDCPEINEFTIHSLKELAAGRKPQIFLTSRDSHPGVSRLQDVLGWPVLVQEQEAYLLPGLKDLESFADEYKTISGVNFLWTPGPTPGTTVAYASHPLNVLFCGRFLIPSSLHSFAPVRNKRTFHWPLYQKSLRKLRDWIPSDACPLLASAVLTRGAKAQRLAPWEAWADPYTKKG; encoded by the coding sequence GTGACCCAGATTCCGGCGAGGCAGGCAGCATTTGGCGAAAGGTGGTTTTTAGGCACTTTTAAAGGTGTTGTTATGTCTATTAATTCTTTTTCAGTTATGGGTGTTGGCCCCTCTCAGGTAGAAAGTGGCCTTTGGGCTTTTCCTCCCAATCCAAATTCTAGAGGCGGGGTCTCTTGGTGGCTTGAGTGCGAGCCAGAGCCATTGTTGATTGATTGTCCAGAAATTAATGAGTTCACCATTCATTCGCTTAAGGAGCTTGCCGCAGGTAGAAAACCTCAAATTTTTTTAACTAGTAGAGATAGCCATCCAGGTGTTAGCAGGTTGCAGGATGTTCTTGGATGGCCTGTTTTAGTGCAGGAGCAAGAGGCCTATCTTTTGCCTGGGTTAAAAGACCTAGAAAGTTTTGCCGATGAATACAAAACAATTTCTGGAGTTAACTTTTTGTGGACGCCTGGACCTACTCCTGGGACCACTGTTGCTTATGCATCTCACCCTTTGAATGTGCTGTTCTGCGGACGTTTCTTAATTCCTTCAAGTTTGCATTCTTTCGCTCCTGTTCGAAATAAGAGGACTTTTCACTGGCCGCTTTATCAAAAAAGCTTGCGAAAGCTTCGAGATTGGATTCCTTCAGATGCCTGTCCTTTACTGGCATCTGCTGTTCTTACTCGAGGTGCCAAGGCGCAACGGTTAGCTCCTTGGGAGGCTTGGGCGGATCCTTACACCAAAAAAGGCTAA
- a CDS encoding glutamate--tRNA ligase family protein, with translation MHPPSQLLPEQFLKKFANGSRLKLSGYRGRFAPSPTGPLHFGNLRTALLSWLKARVSKGTWLLRIDDLDYSRNRFGASEGIKEDLLWLGLEWDGPVVYQSKRRGLYYTVLSALRKEGLLYACRCSRRMFLERAIREHQSGIANCRCREITNSWGWQNNRLPSWCLMPKNEVTSNCRGVVLRRADGIVAYHLATVIDEILLGINEVVRGGDLLEACSSQLSVFEVLSQPRIKYIYTPLICNEAGEKLSKRNNENGLDYYKKKGLDPSQVIGLLAESIKLVPPNTPISSNELLVEMKKDPAILDAVFIH, from the coding sequence ATGCATCCCCCCTCCCAATTGCTACCAGAGCAATTTTTGAAGAAGTTTGCGAATGGGAGTCGATTAAAACTCAGTGGATATCGAGGGAGGTTCGCTCCATCACCCACTGGACCTTTACATTTCGGGAATTTACGCACAGCACTTCTTTCTTGGCTCAAAGCCAGAGTCTCTAAAGGTACTTGGTTATTACGAATTGATGACCTTGATTATTCAAGAAATCGCTTTGGTGCAAGTGAAGGCATTAAGGAAGATCTTTTATGGCTGGGACTTGAATGGGACGGACCAGTCGTCTATCAGAGTAAAAGAAGAGGGCTTTATTACACCGTCTTGTCTGCATTGAGAAAAGAGGGGCTTCTTTATGCTTGTCGTTGTTCTAGAAGGATGTTTCTTGAAAGAGCTATAAGGGAACATCAAAGCGGAATTGCTAACTGCCGTTGTAGGGAGATTACAAATTCTTGGGGGTGGCAAAATAATCGACTTCCTTCGTGGTGCTTAATGCCAAAAAATGAAGTTACTTCTAATTGTCGTGGTGTGGTATTAAGGCGTGCGGATGGAATCGTTGCTTATCATTTGGCTACTGTAATCGATGAAATATTGCTTGGTATAAATGAAGTCGTTCGTGGAGGAGATCTCTTGGAGGCCTGCTCCTCACAGCTTTCAGTCTTTGAAGTACTTTCTCAACCCCGTATTAAATATATTTATACCCCATTGATTTGCAATGAAGCAGGGGAAAAACTGTCTAAACGAAATAATGAAAATGGGCTAGATTACTATAAAAAAAAGGGTTTAGACCCTTCACAAGTTATAGGCTTGTTAGCGGAAAGCATTAAGCTTGTCCCGCCTAATACTCCAATCTCTTCAAATGAACTATTGGTTGAGATGAAGAAAGACCCAGCTATTCTTGATGCTGTTTTTATCCATTAA